Proteins from one Chloroflexi bacterium ADurb.Bin180 genomic window:
- the rplU gene encoding 50S ribosomal protein L21, which produces MYAVVASGGKQFRVQVGQTIDVERLDAEPGQTVTLEQILMVGEGDRVKVGQPTVKDASVKATVVSHGLKRKAIIWHYMPKQRYRVKRGWRQSFTRLHIDEITE; this is translated from the coding sequence ATGTACGCTGTTGTTGCGAGCGGAGGGAAACAATTCCGGGTTCAGGTCGGCCAGACCATCGATGTCGAGCGTTTGGACGCCGAGCCGGGTCAGACCGTGACGCTGGAGCAGATTCTGATGGTGGGCGAAGGCGACAGGGTCAAGGTCGGCCAGCCCACGGTCAAGGACGCATCGGTCAAGGCCACCGTGGTCAGCCACGGTCTCAAGCGCAAGGCGATCATCTGGCACTATATGCCCAAGCAGCGCTATCGTGTCAAGCGCGGCTGGCGTCAGTCTTTCACGCGCCTGCACATCGACGAGATTACAGAGTAG
- the rpmA gene encoding 50S ribosomal protein L27, with protein sequence MAKKKTGSGNRQGRDSESKRLGIKRFEGEQVTIGTILVRQRGTRFLPGANVDLGKDHTIFATADGYVKFENVTRDKQRVSVYAERQ encoded by the coding sequence ATGGCCAAGAAGAAGACAGGCAGCGGTAACCGCCAGGGCAGAGACAGCGAATCCAAGCGACTGGGCATCAAGCGCTTTGAGGGCGAGCAGGTGACCATTGGCACCATCCTCGTTCGGCAACGTGGAACGAGATTCCTGCCCGGTGCCAACGTCGATCTCGGCAAGGACCACACCATCTTTGCCACAGCCGATGGCTACGTCAAGTTTGAGAACGTCACGCGTGACAAGCAGCGCGTGAGCGTCTATGCAGAG